Proteins encoded together in one Lathyrus oleraceus cultivar Zhongwan6 chromosome 5, CAAS_Psat_ZW6_1.0, whole genome shotgun sequence window:
- the LOC127078945 gene encoding receptor-like cytoplasmic kinase 1, with protein MTGNLSPNSDVYSFGVILLELLTGRKPVDHTLPRGQQSLVTWAAPRLNEDKVKQCVDVRLKGEYPSKAVAKMAAVAALRYKSITS; from the exons ATGACCGGAAACCTCTCTCCAAATAGTGATGTTTACAGTTTTGGAGTCATACTGTTGGAACTCTTAACCGGGCGTAAACCTGTTGATCATACACTGCCCCGAGGACAACAAAGCCTTGTGACATGG GCAGCACCGAGGCTTAATGAAGATAAGGTGAAGCAGTGTGTTGATGTTAGACTAAAGGGAGAGTACCCTTCCAAAGCAGTTGCCAAG ATGGCTGCTGTTGCTGCACTCCGTTACAAAAGCATAACTAGTTGA